The Desulfurococcaceae archaeon genome segment GGAAAGTCGTTGAGCTCAGGAAGCCAAGGACCATCGTAACTGTTGACGTGAACCTCGATAACATCACATTAGCCATCTTCACATTAGGTGGAAAGCTACTGAAGGTGAAGCGATACAAGACACCGCTCAGGAAGATACTAACCCACAGGATTTGGATCGAGAGAATACAGAGAAAGTACTCTAAGTCATGGAGGTTCATCAGAGGAGTTAGAAGAGCCATTGAGAAGCACGGTGAGAAAATAAGGAGCATTGCTTGGGACTATGCTCACAAGATTGGAGACTCCATAGCAGAACTCGCCAGCAGGTACAGTTCCATCGTAGTCCTGGAGAACTTGAACCATCTGAGAAGCAGAGTCAACGGTGGTAGCTCATTCAACAAGAAGCTGTCCCTGTGGTTCTACAGGGGGATACGCTTGATGATCGGGGGCGTTGCTGGGCTAATAGGTGTTGGTGGGGGCGAATGTAGGATCCCAGCTTTGCTTCACATACTCAAACAACCAGCTACCACTGCCGTAGCGGCTAACCTATTTAAGGCTTGCTAGTAGTTGTCGCTTCCCTTATTAGGCGTCTTCAACTAGGTTTGCTGAGCAACCACCACGCCAACATAGCCTTCGCTATGTCGATGTCATCGATTGTCGGCACCTATTTAGGAGTTCGGCTAATAGGTAAGTTCCCTGAAAAGATGTTAGGAAAAATTTTAGTATCATTCCTAATACCTAATAATAGTCGGCTTAAAAGTTCTTTCAGTCTTTTTAATTGCTTCATAAAAACCGAATCTACCGAAGCCAGCCTTGTCCCTGAACGAGTGCACGCACTTTACGCAGAGTTTTCCGCTCTCGAATCTGAAGCAATTAAAAAAGGCTGAAAGGTAAGATTACTATCTTTATCACCGAGACAAGTATGTTGATCTCGCGGAGGATATTGTTAGGGTTTATGAGGGGTGGCGCCGGGGGCGGGATTTGAACCCGCGCGGGGTGTTCCCCCACCGGCTTAGCAGGCCGGCGCCCTACCAGGCTAGGCGACCCCGGCTCCAGTTTATAGTAATGCGTAGACTCGGTTTTAAGCGGTGTTTGCGGGGGTTCTATGTGGTTTTCGTGGTGCTGTGTTTTTAGTGCTTCGAGTACGGCACCTGCGCTCGATGCTACGATTATGAAGTTCCGGAACTGGGCAATCCACTGAACGGGGTTTTCTGGGGAGAAGGGGTCTTGAGGTGGCTGTACCCCGATTAAGCCCAGTAAGCTCGCCGTAGTGCCCGCTTCTAGGTGTAGTGCGTGGACCAGTGCATTGCAAGACTCTACTAGCATGTAGATGCTTAGTGGTTTAAGCGAGTTGAGGGCCGCCCCGGCGAAGAAGAGAGGTAGGAGCGCTCGTGGGTGCGCGTCCACGTGTAGCGTGAACAGTAGGAAGAACGCGTTCAGCAGATAACTTGGCGATCTAGCGCGGTCCCGGGGGGTGAGGGATACCAGCACTACGAGTAGCGCCAGCCACAAGCCCACAGTAACCCTGTACACTAGGCGCTGGCCGAGCGCGTTGACCAGGATACTGCCCATACCGAAGCCCCCGCGCTCTGCAAGGAGGAATCCGGATATAAACCACTCGTAGTACTGGGGGTTTAGCATTCCCGGAATAACGTAAGGTAGGAGCACTCCCGAGAGCGCAGGCAGCTTTACCTTCCCACCTCCTGTTACAAGAACGCCGTGCAGGTAAAGCACGAATAGCACGAGTAGGAAGTAGTTAAACCCCGTTGACAAGCCCATGTAGAAGACAGCCTTACCGTGCTTTCCCCTCCCGGCTTCGAGTAAGGCCAGCACTACGAGCGGAACGGACACGACGTCCAGGGAGTACGGAGCTAGTGCCAGGATCGACGTTAAGAGTAGCGGGTAGAGAGGTAAGTAGTGCTCCCTAAACCGGGAGGAGCTGAAGGGGATTATTACGCAGAGAGACGAGATGATTGCTTGAAAGGAGTAGAGGATCACCGTGAACAGGGGGCTGATGTAAGACCCGGTAAGTAGGAGTGCAAGGTACGTGATGAGGGCCCAGAGGAGCGCGATCAACGGGGGTGCTGGGACGTCCCCGTAGACGCGTAGCTTGTAGTCTAGGTAGGGCACGGCGTACACGTTAACACCCCTCCTAATGGAGCTCCACTTCTCGCTGTTAAGCCAGGTCTTCCTAGCCTGTAGCTCGTCCGTCACGTTGAAGACGTCGTTGTAAAAGCTGGTTACCTCCACTTCGAGCGGGCTCCACAAGACCCGCTTAAAGAGAAGCTCCTGAACGCTAGCAGGCATGTAGAGTAACAGCGAGACTGCCAAGACGACGGCTACCGATACCGCTTCCCTCGCCGCCTTCAAAAGCTTTTCACCGGCTACCAGTAAAGTAAATTAACGGTACTTAATTTAGTTTGGAGGACGGGTCTAAGGCGATTACACTTGGGAAGGGGGGAGAGGCTAGTAGTGCTCGCATCGATCACGCTAATACTGCTCGCAGCAACCTACTCCTTCGGGAAGACCGCGTGGAGCCTCCACGAACTGGAGGCGGATCGCGGGGGGCGAGGGTACGTTACCGACGAGGTGTGGTACGTCTCGGCAGCCAGGAACATCCTCCGCAGGGTTTTCGGGGTGGAACCCAGGCAGCTAGGTGTGCGCGGCGCCACGGTAGTGTTCAGTGCTAGCGGGTGTGCAACTAGGTGGACCAGCATAAAGGACACCCTCGTGGACCTGGCGAGTAGGCACGGCCTCAGTAGCCGCGCCGACTACGTCAAGACCTACGCCATCTACGTCAACGGGTCTGAAAGCGGCGTGGAAGCGTTCGTAAGGGAGGCCGGGGAGCTCTGCCCGGTAGTAGACGTGGTTAGGGGCTGGATGCTGCCCGATGCCGAAAACGTGCACGAGTACATCAACTGGGAGCACCCCCCTCTAGGGAAGTACACGATCGCGCTCTCCATGGTTTTACTGGGAGACGCGCCCGTGTACTGGAGGCTACCCAGCGTCGCGGCGGGTACCGCTACCTCGGTACTCGTATACTTCACGTTGTCGAAGGTAACCAGGAGGCGCGACGTCCCCCTGATAGGTGCGCTCCTCGTAATCGCGGACCCCATGTCACGCGCGCTTTTCAGTATCGCGCTACTAGACGGTTACACTGCGTTGTTTACGGCGGCTTCACTGTACCTCGCGGCTTGTAAGAAGTACAGGGAATCCCTACTACTCGCCGTTACCGGCGGCTTGTTCAAGGCGACGGGTTTATTCGCCGCTATGCCGGTAGTCCTGCTACTAGCACGCGAATCGGCTCTAAAAGCTAGTAGGAAGCCGGCGGTGTTCGTGCGGTCCTTGGTGGCGTTTTCCCTAGTGGCGGCTATACTGTACCTCTCATCGCTGGTTCTGGTCTCCG includes the following:
- a CDS encoding IS200/IS605 family accessory protein TnpB-related protein, with product MDRYDYKLNLDDRTLILKLHGGKEVKLKLLTSTERVEKFRAWSNYELSVTVKDGNVFVSVYFRKVVELRKPRTIVTVDVNLDNITLAIFTLGGKLLKVKRYKTPLRKILTHRIWIERIQRKYSKSWRFIRGVRRAIEKHGEKIRSIAWDYAHKIGDSIAELASRYSSIVVLENLNHLRSRVNGGSSFNKKLSLWFYRGIRLMIGGVAGLIGVGGGECRIPALLHILKQPATTAVAANLFKAC
- a CDS encoding glycosyltransferase family 39 protein, translated to MGRGERLVVLASITLILLAATYSFGKTAWSLHELEADRGGRGYVTDEVWYVSAARNILRRVFGVEPRQLGVRGATVVFSASGCATRWTSIKDTLVDLASRHGLSSRADYVKTYAIYVNGSESGVEAFVREAGELCPVVDVVRGWMLPDAENVHEYINWEHPPLGKYTIALSMVLLGDAPVYWRLPSVAAGTATSVLVYFTLSKVTRRRDVPLIGALLVIADPMSRALFSIALLDGYTALFTAASLYLAACKKYRESLLLAVTGGLFKATGLFAAMPVVLLLARESALKASRKPAVFVRSLVAFSLVAAILYLSSLVLVSAPIISYMGLRNWVEYALIGSIRWHLSVKCTGAQCPVSSAPWEWFVGLNSFPLYIYPDGKVLYAEGFYPLWLASLILLVFYLPAVFTGFKEYGYVALFYAGVLGSYVLLWILGSRTQYSFYGVQLAPLVYMNLVFVTYLALTREEFTQRAARAWNALVLKLIGILLE